ATAAGGGCACCTCTTGTGCATTAAAAGCAATAGCTTGGATATTGTGATGATGTGCTATGAAAAGGGCACGTCGATTGTGGAAGTCTTGGGAGATGATAGTGAATTCCTCCAATTGAAACACTTCCTTAGCCCTTATAATAGAATCCAAAGTTCGCAGGCCTGCGTAATCACAGTATATTTTATTTGCAGGCACGCCCATGCTCACTAAAACTTTTTTCATTTCTTTAGGCTCGTCGTAATACTTGCTTGGATTGGCACCACTGACAAGTAGGTAGGAGATTTTACTTGCTTCAAAAAGTTCCTTAGCAGCTTTCATTCTAAAGCTGAAAAAGAGATTCTCTCTGCCGTTCGCTAGATAGCGAGAGGTTCCTAGAACGAGACCTACCTTATTTTTAGGGATGTCTTGGGCGTTTTCATAGACGTAAGATTGGGTTGAGATATAAGTGAGGGCCTTGATAGCTAAACTCAAGAAGACAGGTGAGAAGATAGTAGCTAGAGGAATGATCCAGAACATGATTCGAGAGGACAGCAATTTATTCATCCAATACTATTTCAGGGGAAGTTTTTGAGATGGCAAAGCCTGATTTTAGGTGGAATAGCACTCTAATAGTTGCATAAATTCCAGATTTTTTCTAAAGCATTAGCAGCTTTCTCAGCAATACGGTATTCAACTATCGATGAGAGCTCGGTCTCACAAGGGTTGATTTCAACAGTCGGGATGCCAGCTGCTTGTGCCATGAGTATAGGTTGAGCGATGTAGGGGAAAACGCCTGTTGTTCCAATGGAAAAAATTAAGTCACGTTGATCATGATAGACCAGATAATTGAGTTTTTCTATCGCTTCATCGGGTAAGCTTTCACCAAATAAGACAACTTCTGGTCGAACGACTCCATTGCATTTAGGGCACTTGGGAGGTAAGTCCTTAGGCTCCCCGGAATATCCGTCAATCCATTCTTCTGCACTAGCTCTTGCGCCACATTCCAAGCAAATAAGCTGGGAAGCTTTGCCATGAATTTCAATTATATTTTGTGATCCTGCTAACGAATGAAAGCCATCTATATTTTGTGTAAGAACCCATGTTTCTGGCTTTACATCTTCTATCGAAGCGAGCACCTTGTGACCCCTGTTACACTTTTTGCCGCGGCAAGAGGAAGCGATTTGCCATAAATACTTCCAGCATACTTCTGGTTTTTCGCGGAGCATACGGCCGCTTAGTGCGTCTTCAATAGCATAACCTTCGTCCGTATCATTATGATTATATAATCCTCCGAGGCCGCGATAGGTAGGCAAACCTGAATCTGCAGACATTCCCGCGCCTGTGATAAAAAGTGGGCGCTGACAAGCTCTTAAAGCATCAGCGACCGCTTGATATATTTCACTAACAGGTGCAACTGTTTTCATTGATTTGTTTACTCGACCTCTACAGTTTTGCTAGTTTTTACTTCCACGACATCATGGGGAGCTGACTCTTTCATACCGGCGGTGGAAAGCCGTATGTAGCGAGCTTTTCTTTTTAATTCTTTGAGATTCCTTGCTCCTAGGTATCCCATACCACTTTGAATACCGCCTACCAAATTACGTAAAACAGAGTCTAGTGAGCCAGAAACTTCTTTGAGTGCCTCAATTCCTTCAGCAGCGATTTTCTCCTGTTTATCTTTGTTGTTGTGACCATAGCGGGCTGCTGAGCCCGCTTTCATAGCAGCCAAGCTACCCATACCTCGATATTGCTTATAAACTTTTCCTTCTATGGCGAGGATTTCACCGGGAGCTTCCCGACATCCAGCAAGTAGGCTTCCACACATCACTGCATCAGACAAAGTCAGAGCTTTGACAAGATCTCCAGATTTGGTGATGCCTCCATCAGCAATGATTCGAACACCCTTTTTGGCAAGACTCTTGGAAGCAACGTAGAGTGCAGTGAGCTGAGGAATGCCTACGCCAGCAACAATTCGCGTCGTGCAAATTGAGCCAGGTCCTTGTCCCACCTTGACCGCATTTGCTCCAGCTTTAGCTAAGAATTCGACACCTTCAGCACTTGTGACATTGCCAGCAATGAGTGTGAGCTCTTTGAATGCACTACGCACCAGTTTAACAGTTTCTCCAACACCTTTCGAAAAACCATGAGCAGTGGATACTGCGATGGCATCTACGCCTTCTTCTACTAGGTTGGTCACATGTTCTAGGATACGGTCTTTATCTAATTCACCTGTCGAAGTTCTTGAGGCAGAAATAGCCGCACCACAGACTAGCCGGAATTTTGAATCGCGAGCTGGTTTAAGGCTAGCCCTCTCTTCTTCCCGGATACGCTCCAAGTCAGATAGTGTGAATAGACCACGTAAGACATCCTGTTTGTCTACCACGAGCAGTTTGTGGATACCTACGTGTTCATCAAAAAAATGGTCGGCTGCCTTGATCGGATTTTTCCCTAATTCTTTTTCCCGAATGGTGAAAACATTTTTCCTTGGCGCCATGGCTTCTTTGACCATCTTGGATTGATATCTTGGTCTTACAACTCTTCCCGGTAGTAGGCCTAATAGCCTTCCCTGTTCATCAACAACTGGAAAGGTGCGAAATGAAAATTGTTTGTCTTCGCAAAATTCCAGCACTTCGCCAATAGTCATTTCAGGAGAGACTTTGATAGGTTCTTGAATCAGACCGTGGATATGGTTTTTTACGCGGGCTACTTCCTTAACTTGTTTTTTTTCGGACATGTTATAATGGATAAGCCCCAGGCCTCCGTTATGGGCCATTGAGATCGCCATCTTGGACTCTGTAACGGTGTCCATGTCTGCGGATATGATAGGGATGTGTAGTTGTAACTCGCTTGATAATGCTACATCTAGATTGGTTTCTCTAGGGAGAACTTCTGAATATTGCGTCGCCAGGGTAATATCGTCGTAGGTCAAACCCTCTTCTGAATTATCAGTAAAGAAGCGATCAGAAGCTTTATAGAAGGTATGATCAACTTTGTCGGCCATAAACAGAATTAAAGGCTCTTTATTATAATGACAAGTCAAAACAGTTTTCTTTAGAGATTGAGAAAGCTCGTTAGGGAATGCTGTTTGCCTCCGGACCAACTTTAGGTTAATACATATATATCTCAATGACAGTTCCTCGTTTTGTTAAGCTAAAGGTTATATTAGCGTCAGCATCTCTGGTGATTTTAATCACCACGGCGGGCTTGATCCTCGGGATAGCAATCTATACAACTCGCTCGACCGTTATTAATTTAGCTAACGAATTGATGGAGCAAAAGACTGAAACTGTAAGTGCTCGCATTAAGCAATATTTTAGGCCAGCCATTAGAATTATCAATTATACACATCAGGCTATTATCCGTTCTCCAGATGATTTAGGTAATTGGCAGGATAAAGCATCGGAGCTGATTCCGCTTCTTAAAATACTTCCACAAATGACCTGGATTTATTATGCGGATCAAGAGCAAGGCCGCCTATTAGGGTCCACTTATTTTGAAGAAAGACACCTTTTACATTACAGCGTTGAAGCAGATAATGGAGAGAGGGTTATTCGGGAATTCACTTTAGAAAGCGATGGAAGTCTGACTCCCTATCAAAGAGACCAATTTTCGGATTCTAAAGGTTACGATCCGCGCGAACGTCCTTGGTATCGCTTGGCTGCTGAATCAAAAAGTAAGATACCTATTTGGACTCAGCCCTATAATTTTTTTACTGAGGAAATATCTGGCATTACTGCATGTTGGCCGCATCGAGATCCAGATACACAAGAGTTACTTGGTGTTTATGCAGTGGACATATTGTTAGAGGATCTATGTATGTTTATTGATAGCATTCAAATAGAAGAGGGAGGAGGGGTAAATTTATTAAAGGTCGATGGTTCAAGTTTCTTCCAAGACACTAACCCTGATGCTCGCCATTCTGGCAAAGCATTTGAAAGTTTGATTCTGACTCTGAAAGAAAAGATGGTAGATCTTGATTCCTTGATCGAAAATGAAGGAGAGAATCAAGCCTATCAACTTGATTTTCATTCCCAGGATACTTGGTATTTTGCTAATATCGTAAAATTGTCAGGGGACTTGGTCCCTGATAGCTATCTGGTGGTTATAGTGCCAGCGCTTAATTTTATAAAAGTGGCGCAAGACAATGCTATGTTGACCGTATTGCTGGCAATGGTCGCCCTATTTTTAGCAATAGCCTTGAGTCTAAAGCTAGCTCATCGTATTTCGGCACCATTGACGCGTCTTAGTCATGATATGGCTCGTATTTCTGAGTATGACATTACTTCGGATAACTTGACACCGACTAATATCGAAGAACTGAATGTGGTAAATGGTTCGCTTTCGAAGATGAAGACCAGCCTTCGTAACTTTAGTCGTTATGTTCCCAGTGACTTAGTCCGTGCTGCGCTTTCGAGTGGGCAAGAGGCTGAGGTAGGTGGAAAGGTCAAGGAGCTAACGGTTCTTTTTGCGGATCTCGCGGGTTTTACTTCACTTAGTGAGAATCTGTCACCAGATGAAGTTTTTAAAGAGCTCTCTCAGTGCTTGTTAATCTTGACCTCTCACCCGGAGAAGCTGGGCGGTTCCATGTTGACTTTTTTAGGGGATGGTATTCTAGTCGTATTTAATGCACCACAACCACTAGATGATCATCCTGCTGTAGCCTGTCGAGCAGCTTTAAATATTCATTATGAATTACTTAAACTTAATGCATCACGCGCAAAAGAAAATAAGCCGCCATTTAAGGTTCGTGTTGGTATTAATACAGGGGAAATATTGGTTGGTAATGTAGGGATACCCAATCGATTTTCTTACTCCGTTTTAGGCGATGGAGTGAATTTAGCTAGTCGCTTAGAGGGCTTAAACAAAGTTTATGGGACAAGAACATTAGTGGGCTCTAGAACCCAAGCTTTATCGAAAAATGCTTTTGAATGGCGGCAAATAGATAGTATTTCAGTGGTAGGTAGAAGGACTGCAGAAACTATATATGAGCCTTTGGATCCAGAGCTATGTGGTTGTCCCGAGATCCTTAAAGCCCGCGATCAATATGAAATAGGTTTAAAATCCTACATACAACGTGATTTTGATACTGCAGTTAAGGCTTTTAAATGTTCCCTGGAATTTCGCCCAGATGACCAGGCTGCTAAACATTTGATTGAGCGGTGTGAGATCTTTCAAAAGACTCCTCCTCCTAAGGATTGGAATGGTAGCTATCAGGCACTTAGCAAATAGTGTATCGGCTCTTGATACGGGAGGCTTTTATTTTTTGCCTAGGCAATTTATCTACGATTCTCTAAGACAAGAGCATGACCACACGTAATGAACTTTCTTCCTGGAAGGCTTTAGAGGCCCATTATCAAGAAACAAAGGCTTTGCAAATGAGAGATTTGTTTGCTGAGGACCCAGAGCGCTTTAGTCAGTTTTCAGCCAAATTTCAAGATATACTCTTGGATTACTCGAAAAACCGCATTACTAAAAAAACTAAAGAGCTTCTATTGGATTTAGCAGCAGAGGTTGATTTACAGAATTGGATCAACAAAATGTTTTCAGGAGACAAGATCAACTTCACAGAAGACCGAGCGGTTCTTCATACCGCTCTTCGCAATCGCTCTAATCGTCCAGTTTTGGTTCATGGTGAGGATGTGATGCCAGAGGTAAACAAGGTATTAGCTCATATGCGTGAGTTTACTGAGGCGGTGCGTTCTGGAGAATGGAAAGGCTACACCGGTAAGCCCATTACAAATATTGTAAATATAGGGATTGGGGGCTCTGACCTAGGCCCGGTGATGGTAGCAGAAGCTTTAAATCCTTACGGTAAGGTAGGCATGAATATGTATTTTGTCTCTAACGTAGATGGGACTCATATTGCAGAAACATTGAAATCCACGGATCCTGAGACGACTCTTTTCCTCATTGCATCAAAGACATTTACAACCCAAGAAACCATGACAAATGCTAAAACGGCTCGCACTTGGTTCTTGGGAACAGCTAAAGATGAAGCGCATGTTGCCAAGCATTTTGTGGCTCTTTCTACAAATGGTGAAGCAGTCAAAGCTTTTGGTATTGATACTGCAAATATGTTTGAGTTCTGGGATTGGGTAGGTGGTCGATACTCATTATGGTCCGCGATTGGGTTATCGATAGCTCTTTATATAGGTATGGATAATTTTGAAGAGCTTCTAACGGGTGCTCATGAAATGGATGAGCATTTTAGGACTACGGATTTTGCTGAGAACTTACCTGTGTTACTAGCTCTCATGGGGATTTGGTACAATAATTTTTACGGAGCTGAGACTGAAGCAATCCTACCCTACGACCAATATATGCACCGCTTTTCAGCTTATTTTCAGCAGGGAGATATGGAATCAAACGGTAAATCTATAACGCGCGACGGATTGCCAGCAGAATACTCTACAGGACCTATTATCTGGGGAGAGCCGGGGACAAACGGTCAGCACGCATTTTACCAATTGATACATCAAGGGAAAAAGTTGATTCCCTGCGATTTTTTGGCTCCTATTGAAACACACAATCCAGTGGGAGTTGAGAAGGAGCATCATCCTATTCTATTATCAAACTTTTTTGCGCAAACAG
The Verrucomicrobiota bacterium DNA segment above includes these coding regions:
- a CDS encoding ElyC/SanA/YdcF family protein produces the protein MNKLLSSRIMFWIIPLATIFSPVFLSLAIKALTYISTQSYVYENAQDIPKNKVGLVLGTSRYLANGRENLFFSFRMKAAKELFEASKISYLLVSGANPSKYYDEPKEMKKVLVSMGVPANKIYCDYAGLRTLDSIIRAKEVFQLEEFTIISQDFHNRRALFIAHHHNIQAIAFNAQEVPLSLATPTMFREELARIKMVLDLFIIRKAPRHLGDPIPIHSP
- a CDS encoding NAD-dependent protein deacylase encodes the protein MKTVAPVSEIYQAVADALRACQRPLFITGAGMSADSGLPTYRGLGGLYNHNDTDEGYAIEDALSGRMLREKPEVCWKYLWQIASSCRGKKCNRGHKVLASIEDVKPETWVLTQNIDGFHSLAGSQNIIEIHGKASQLICLECGARASAEEWIDGYSGEPKDLPPKCPKCNGVVRPEVVLFGESLPDEAIEKLNYLVYHDQRDLIFSIGTTGVFPYIAQPILMAQAAGIPTVEINPCETELSSIVEYRIAEKAANALEKIWNLCNY
- a CDS encoding IMP dehydrogenase, whose product is MADKVDHTFYKASDRFFTDNSEEGLTYDDITLATQYSEVLPRETNLDVALSSELQLHIPIISADMDTVTESKMAISMAHNGGLGLIHYNMSEKKQVKEVARVKNHIHGLIQEPIKVSPEMTIGEVLEFCEDKQFSFRTFPVVDEQGRLLGLLPGRVVRPRYQSKMVKEAMAPRKNVFTIREKELGKNPIKAADHFFDEHVGIHKLLVVDKQDVLRGLFTLSDLERIREEERASLKPARDSKFRLVCGAAISASRTSTGELDKDRILEHVTNLVEEGVDAIAVSTAHGFSKGVGETVKLVRSAFKELTLIAGNVTSAEGVEFLAKAGANAVKVGQGPGSICTTRIVAGVGIPQLTALYVASKSLAKKGVRIIADGGITKSGDLVKALTLSDAVMCGSLLAGCREAPGEILAIEGKVYKQYRGMGSLAAMKAGSAARYGHNNKDKQEKIAAEGIEALKEVSGSLDSVLRNLVGGIQSGMGYLGARNLKELKRKARYIRLSTAGMKESAPHDVVEVKTSKTVEVE
- a CDS encoding adenylate/guanylate cyclase domain-containing protein — protein: MTVPRFVKLKVILASASLVILITTAGLILGIAIYTTRSTVINLANELMEQKTETVSARIKQYFRPAIRIINYTHQAIIRSPDDLGNWQDKASELIPLLKILPQMTWIYYADQEQGRLLGSTYFEERHLLHYSVEADNGERVIREFTLESDGSLTPYQRDQFSDSKGYDPRERPWYRLAAESKSKIPIWTQPYNFFTEEISGITACWPHRDPDTQELLGVYAVDILLEDLCMFIDSIQIEEGGGVNLLKVDGSSFFQDTNPDARHSGKAFESLILTLKEKMVDLDSLIENEGENQAYQLDFHSQDTWYFANIVKLSGDLVPDSYLVVIVPALNFIKVAQDNAMLTVLLAMVALFLAIALSLKLAHRISAPLTRLSHDMARISEYDITSDNLTPTNIEELNVVNGSLSKMKTSLRNFSRYVPSDLVRAALSSGQEAEVGGKVKELTVLFADLAGFTSLSENLSPDEVFKELSQCLLILTSHPEKLGGSMLTFLGDGILVVFNAPQPLDDHPAVACRAALNIHYELLKLNASRAKENKPPFKVRVGINTGEILVGNVGIPNRFSYSVLGDGVNLASRLEGLNKVYGTRTLVGSRTQALSKNAFEWRQIDSISVVGRRTAETIYEPLDPELCGCPEILKARDQYEIGLKSYIQRDFDTAVKAFKCSLEFRPDDQAAKHLIERCEIFQKTPPPKDWNGSYQALSK
- the pgi gene encoding glucose-6-phosphate isomerase, producing the protein MTTRNELSSWKALEAHYQETKALQMRDLFAEDPERFSQFSAKFQDILLDYSKNRITKKTKELLLDLAAEVDLQNWINKMFSGDKINFTEDRAVLHTALRNRSNRPVLVHGEDVMPEVNKVLAHMREFTEAVRSGEWKGYTGKPITNIVNIGIGGSDLGPVMVAEALNPYGKVGMNMYFVSNVDGTHIAETLKSTDPETTLFLIASKTFTTQETMTNAKTARTWFLGTAKDEAHVAKHFVALSTNGEAVKAFGIDTANMFEFWDWVGGRYSLWSAIGLSIALYIGMDNFEELLTGAHEMDEHFRTTDFAENLPVLLALMGIWYNNFYGAETEAILPYDQYMHRFSAYFQQGDMESNGKSITRDGLPAEYSTGPIIWGEPGTNGQHAFYQLIHQGKKLIPCDFLAPIETHNPVGVEKEHHPILLSNFFAQTEALMKGKTEEEVKAEFAKLGKEGSEIEKIIPHKVFEGNRPTNSILFQKLTPRVLGSLIAMYEHKIFVQGIIWNINSFDQWGVELGKQLAKVILPELLEEGEICSHDASTNGLINYYKTRRA